A stretch of DNA from Nonlabens ponticola:
AGTCTATTTTCTGTAGTTTCTAGTACCTCACGTAGTCCATTATACTCTCGTGTCCATACAAAGTCATAGTCAGCTACTGGCAAGTCCACAGAAATCGTTACTGGGTCAGATGCCGTTCCCGTAGCTTTATTGATGCAAACGGAATACTCTTCTGGCAAACTAATTAACGGCATCGTATCCAAGCTAAATGTAATCATCGATGTATCATAGCATCGAGTATTCCTATTTGTGATCCTGGTATAGAAGGTGGTTTCTCCTGCCAGGATAGTGGTAGATTCAGGCAATCTATTACGATCACTCACGGCGTCATCCATGGTATTATAATAGTCAATCTCAAATCGGGTATGATTTGCATGAAATAGATTATTGTAATCCACAAACTGCAATGTTTCCTCTCCAACAATGTCATCACTGTTGTCGCATAAATTGATGATATCAGGTATCAGTGCGGTAGGTGCGTTTTCTACATTTATGGTAATTGAGGCACTGGCACGATCAAATCCTGCACTAGCACCTGTATCAATTACTATCACATGATATTCAGTAGTTTCCTCAGGCAAAATCTCAATCGATTGATCAGTCGACAGGATCTCCTCGCTGCCTACAATATTCCATTGATACGTATAGGTTCCCACAGGCTCATCTGGTTGTGGTTGAGCATTTAAAGTCACTGATTGACTCTCGTTGGCGCATAAGATGTCATCACTTGCATCGATGGTTACTTGAATAGGGCAGGCATTGAGAGCAATCTCAAATGATTGCTGAGCCATACAACCGCCACTTGCTGTGCGATCATATGCATATAGTATCGTGGGATTTTCAAAATCCTCATTGGTTATTGTAGACCCTATATCATAACGTGTACCACCACCATCTGGCAGCGTATAATAGGCAGCAGCCGCAGTTATGTTTTCTCCAGTAATTACTGGTAGGACATACGTCTCACAATCCTGAACATCGTCAATCGTATTGATCACAGGAGTCGCATCAATTGATAATTGAAAGGATTTTTGCGCAAAACATGCACTACCAGATGGATTGTCATATGCGTATAGTCTTGCTGGATAGAAAGGGAATGAATCGTGTGATAGCTCTTCTCCTATTTCATATCTATCGCCTTGACCGCCAGGCTCTGTATAATAGGCCTGGTTTCCTGACAAATTATCGCCTTTCAATGCTGGAAGTACATAGGTGTCACATGCAGCTTGATCCTCAATTTCTTCTAAGGTAGGAAAGTCTGTGGCATTGCTATTTACATTGATGTTGACTTGCTTGACAGTTTCGTTTCCATTGATGTCAGTCACTGTTACATCAATGATTGTTTTTCCTTGATCGCTACAAGTAAAGGTAGATTGACTTAATGTAATCGTATCAACGGCACAGTTGTCAGTAGGCGTATCTATTATAACATCATTTGCATCAATGGTTGCACTATTATCGTCTCCTAGATCTATCTCAATATCTTGAACTTCATAGACAGGCGATTCTACATCGCGCACGATGACATTAAAAGTACATTCCGTTTCAGCGCCATTCTCATCAGTAGAAATAAAAGTCACTGGTGTCGTACCTACAGGAAAAAAACAGCCAGATTCTAATCCAGGTTGTTGTTTTACAGGCGTTGCGATAAATCTAAAGTTATCTATGCTCGCGTCAGCATTGTCACCTTGTTGCTCCCATATCATGGAAGTAATATTTTGCCACTCAGGAGTATCGGGAAATTCCACTTCACCCGTTTGTTGCGGTATAAAGGTGGCACCGCAGCCCGTAGTAAACTTCATATTGGTAGTACAGGCTATAAAACGCAACGGTGTAAATGGGTCACCGCCATTATAGGTCCATGTGTTTCCCGTATTGGCATGAATGAGTGCACCCTTGCGATTATCACAAGGAATAGGCCACGGCGCATCTATATGACTACCGTCATTACCGTCTAGGCGCATGCCGTTCTCTATATAAGGACTATCAAAAACATTCTCACCGTTAAAAATCATTACAATCTCCTCGCTAGGGCTAACGTTAGATGTAGCATCAGGAAAATTTACCGTGGCACCGCACTTACCTTCTTCGGCATCGACGATTACATCAGCTGGACAAGTAATTATATTTGTTGTTCTTATCACCAGCGATTTGTGCGTGACGGCCATACTATCTCTCGCAATAGATTTTTCAGACATCGCATGAGCTGTCAGGGTTAGCGAGACGAGTAAAACAATTATATTGAGGTAAAGATTCTTCAGGGTACTATTATTCTCAGGTAAATGTGTGTTTCAATACCTCAAACCTACATTTTTTATCCATTAAAGTATCAAAACATCGATTAAAAACATACTCATAGTGCATTTCATCGGTGTTTTTACTGTTTTACATAGATCAATGACCTAGAGTGATAATTTGATGTTTAGAAATTTGCTTTCGCGAAAGCATAATCCCTAACGACTTAAAAACGATTGACCATCATTGGATTTAGTTTCAATAACTTGGTTTTCATGAGTTTAAAAGCGCTTATGACTGGTAGTAGTTCTTAATCACTCGTATTTTAAAAAATCTCTTTTAGAATATTATAAAGAACGCCAGCGTTGATTAATCATTAATTTGCAGCGCAAAGGGAACTTATGGTGCAAATAAAAAACTATATCGTTGTTTTAAACGTAGATAATTGCAATTGACCGATCACTCTCTGAAATCTTACGAAAGGCTCATAGCGTGAACATGCATCTACTCTCTATATAAAGCTTCTATGTTCACTCAAAGAAAACTAAGCAGTGTCTACTGGATATTCTTGATCACCATTATTCTATTGGTGCTGGCAAAGGCATTGACTGTACTCTATTATATTGACCGGCAAAAAGATGACGCACGATATGTCAACCTTTCTGGAAGACAACGCATGTTGAGCCAACGTATTACTAAACAGCTATTGTATCTCAACCTTAAGGACGATACCGCCGTTTATCCATATAATATGGACAGCCTGCAGATAAGCTTGACCGAATGGAAAGACGCACAGCAACTATTGGTAAATGAAGCTGCACCACAATATGACAATGAAGAGCTATCTACCCTTCTAGAGAATGCCCTGGTATCCATCAACGATATAGAAGATGAGGTTCAAAATGTACTAACAAATGAATCTAAAGAAGCTATAAAGAGGGCTACGGTCACCGCATCAAACAGAGAGGTGCGTTTTCTTAAAAATATGGATAGCGCCACAAATTTATTTCAACAGGAAGCAGAGTCTAAAACGGCTCAATCTCGCAATGTTGCCTTAATTCTAGCAGTTATAAGCCTTTTAGTTATTCTTCTAGAATTCATGTTAATAGTGCTTCCATCGTTTAAAGCGCTTTTTGCCAAAAATGCCCAACTAGAGCAAGCTAATAAGCAATTATCAGAATTTGCGCAGATAACCGCGCATAACTTGCGATCACCCATTGGGAACCTCACATTTTTAAGCAACTTTTATAAGAATGCAGAATCTGACGAAGAGAAGACAGAGTTATTTGAAAAATTTGATATTGTAATAGGTCACCTAAGTGAGACCATAGATGTGCTCATCGACAGCATCAAAATCAAGGCACATACAAATGTAGAATTCGAAACCTTATCTTTTGAAAAGACACTAGATCATACCATGCAATTACTGTATGCAGACCTAAAACGAACTAACGCAACTGTAAAAGCTGATTTTTCTAAGGCACCGACCATTACATACCACAAAATATATCTTGATAGTATTTTCCTTAACTTGATGACCAATAGTATTAAATATAGAAGTCAAAAAAGAGAACTGATCATTGTTGTAAGAACAGTTTATCACAAGGATCAAACCGTGATGTATTTTACTGACAATGGCCAAGGTATAGATTTAGATCGCCAGGGCGACAAAATCTTTAATTTAGGAAAAACCTTTCACCGCAATGCAGACGCCAAAGGTATAGGCTTATTCATGACACGCAACCAGATTCAAGCTTTAGGTGGCAGTATTGATGTGACGAGTAAACCCGATGAAGGAACAACATTTATAGCAACTTTTAAAAATCACAATGGAGACTAAACCATTTGTAATAAGCCTTATTGACGATGATGAGATCTACCAGTACGGTTTTAAACGCACCATAAACATTACCAAATTTGCTAAGAAATTACTGATTTTTAGCGATGGTGAACAGGCGATCAATTTTCTCATTGATAACATAGCCAATGCTAGTGAATTGCCAGATGTGATTTTTCTAGATATCAACATGCCTATCATGGATGGTTTCCAGTTTATGGAAGAGTACGTGAAAATAAAACCACGAGTAGGTAAACCGATTACTATTTATATGGTATCATCTTCCATCGATCCTGCAGACATAGAAAGAGCACAAGAGATATCAGACATTTCTGACTACATCATCAAGCCCATTCAGCTTGAAACGCTAGAAGAAATAATCATAGAGCTTGAAAAAAAATACAATGATTAAGCTGTATTAATTGGGATGAACAGTGTCATTGTATTTTCAGATCTCTTCATTCTCATGAATCAAATGCTCTAGAATCTTACTAGGGTAAATGTTATAATAAATTAAAAGTCAAGGATAACAAGGTCACTAGTTTGTACTTTGAACAAGTCAAACTGATAGGGGTTTGCAAACTCAAAATAAAAACTAACTGATTAATTCTACCATCATGACTTTACAGGATTTAGGAAATTCAAATTTTGAAAACTACATCGGTGCTTCCGAAGGTCTGTCCGAAATGGCTTACCAGATGACATCGCATGTACTTACTTTAGGCTATGCAGTTATGCTAGCTGGACTGCTTTACTTCGTTTTAACCATAAAACAAGTATCTCAAAAATATAGAATGTCAAATATCTTATCGGTTGTGGTAATGGTATCAGCATTTCTTCTACTTTATGCACAGGCAAACAACTGGACAACCAGCTTTGAGTTTGATGCAGAGCGTGGTCGCTATTTTCTTGCTGATGGTGAGGACCTTTTCAACAATGGGTATCGTTACCTCAACTGGTTGATTGACGTACCAATGCTGTTATTCCAGATACTATTTGTAGTTTCCTTGACTAAATCTAAGTTGTCATCAGTAAGAAACCAATTCTGGTTCTCTGGTGTAATGATGATCGTTACTGGATATATTGGACAATTCTATGAAGTTTCTAACTTGACGTTATTCCTAGTTTGGGGTGCTGTCTCTACAATATTCTTCTTACATGTTCTTTACTTAATGAAGAAAGTAATTAATGAAGGTAAAGAAGGAATTCCTGCCAAGGGTCAGAAGATCTTAAACAACATTTGGATTTTGTTCTTGATTTCATGGATGCTATATCCAGGTGCATACTTGATGCCTTATCTTGGTGGTGTCGATGGATTCCTATACAACGAGAGCGGTATTGTAGGTCGTCAAATGACTTACACCATTGCAGATGTTACTTCTAAAGTAATCTACGGTGTACTTTTAGGTAACCTAGCAATGTTCTTGAGTAAAGAAGAAGGTTACAAGGTAACTGACTAATATTCCTTATCAATACAGTATTAAAAGGATGCCATGCGGCATCCTTTTTGCTCTTAAAACATAACTAACACCAATTTTGTAAATTTGCATTATGCATTCATGGACACATAGAATTCTTGCTATCGCGATGTCGCTGCTGCTGCTAGGCACAACGAC
This window harbors:
- a CDS encoding T9SS type B sorting domain-containing protein is translated as MSEKSIARDSMAVTHKSLVIRTTNIITCPADVIVDAEEGKCGATVNFPDATSNVSPSEEIVMIFNGENVFDSPYIENGMRLDGNDGSHIDAPWPIPCDNRKGALIHANTGNTWTYNGGDPFTPLRFIACTTNMKFTTGCGATFIPQQTGEVEFPDTPEWQNITSMIWEQQGDNADASIDNFRFIATPVKQQPGLESGCFFPVGTTPVTFISTDENGAETECTFNVIVRDVESPVYEVQDIEIDLGDDNSATIDANDVIIDTPTDNCAVDTITLSQSTFTCSDQGKTIIDVTVTDINGNETVKQVNINVNSNATDFPTLEEIEDQAACDTYVLPALKGDNLSGNQAYYTEPGGQGDRYEIGEELSHDSFPFYPARLYAYDNPSGSACFAQKSFQLSIDATPVINTIDDVQDCETYVLPVITGENITAAAAYYTLPDGGGTRYDIGSTITNEDFENPTILYAYDRTASGGCMAQQSFEIALNACPIQVTIDASDDILCANESQSVTLNAQPQPDEPVGTYTYQWNIVGSEEILSTDQSIEILPEETTEYHVIVIDTGASAGFDRASASITINVENAPTALIPDIINLCDNSDDIVGEETLQFVDYNNLFHANHTRFEIDYYNTMDDAVSDRNRLPESTTILAGETTFYTRITNRNTRCYDTSMITFSLDTMPLISLPEEYSVCINKATGTASDPVTISVDLPVADYDFVWTREYNGLREVLETTENRLVTNDLGIYKVDITSFLTGCSTQSQTLIRESSQPVDLEIESDFVTSLDSHEITIILEDLGDQPSRYQVRLEDGEWFDMDRRGNAYEYTFDRIQTDDGLQEVTVRDLQGCYYKQQELITIGVPQFFTPNGDGYNDTWNIRGGKNLDPSSQLLLYDRYGKLLVELEINGNGWDGTYNGEPLPSTDYWYTLTTANNKMTRGHFALKR
- a CDS encoding sensor histidine kinase → MFTQRKLSSVYWIFLITIILLVLAKALTVLYYIDRQKDDARYVNLSGRQRMLSQRITKQLLYLNLKDDTAVYPYNMDSLQISLTEWKDAQQLLVNEAAPQYDNEELSTLLENALVSINDIEDEVQNVLTNESKEAIKRATVTASNREVRFLKNMDSATNLFQQEAESKTAQSRNVALILAVISLLVILLEFMLIVLPSFKALFAKNAQLEQANKQLSEFAQITAHNLRSPIGNLTFLSNFYKNAESDEEKTELFEKFDIVIGHLSETIDVLIDSIKIKAHTNVEFETLSFEKTLDHTMQLLYADLKRTNATVKADFSKAPTITYHKIYLDSIFLNLMTNSIKYRSQKRELIIVVRTVYHKDQTVMYFTDNGQGIDLDRQGDKIFNLGKTFHRNADAKGIGLFMTRNQIQALGGSIDVTSKPDEGTTFIATFKNHNGD
- a CDS encoding response regulator, which translates into the protein METKPFVISLIDDDEIYQYGFKRTINITKFAKKLLIFSDGEQAINFLIDNIANASELPDVIFLDINMPIMDGFQFMEEYVKIKPRVGKPITIYMVSSSIDPADIERAQEISDISDYIIKPIQLETLEEIIIELEKKYND
- a CDS encoding bacteriorhodopsin yields the protein MTLQDLGNSNFENYIGASEGLSEMAYQMTSHVLTLGYAVMLAGLLYFVLTIKQVSQKYRMSNILSVVVMVSAFLLLYAQANNWTTSFEFDAERGRYFLADGEDLFNNGYRYLNWLIDVPMLLFQILFVVSLTKSKLSSVRNQFWFSGVMMIVTGYIGQFYEVSNLTLFLVWGAVSTIFFLHVLYLMKKVINEGKEGIPAKGQKILNNIWILFLISWMLYPGAYLMPYLGGVDGFLYNESGIVGRQMTYTIADVTSKVIYGVLLGNLAMFLSKEEGYKVTD